The genomic DNA attttcagtttttttttttatcatattataGATATAGTTTCAGCAACTGAGACAAATGaagctttattattattttctcgattaatcgaataCTTAAATTTGTAacggtgtttaccaaacctggaaatgaggatgtcatattttataaaaaaaaaaaaatattttttgtcatatggagcaaagaaagcagataatattcacatctaagaagcagaaaaatctcAAAtagtgttttgatttaaaaaaacaaacaaaaagaacactcaaactgattaattgatgttgacgattaatttagtcatcgattaataatcgatgaatcgaatAATCGCCCCAGTCCTGGAgaaaatcattatcattatctttAATGTCCACaaactacatttattttctgttctatGACAGAATATAATAGAATTCCACTTACGGattcattcaattcattttaattgtattaaatatcagaaaaagcagtggtgtgtgttgacagagagaatgaaaagtagtaaaatagtttttaagatatttttttaataatggcAGATCAGTGCAAGGCAGTGATTCctaatgtatatatacatagttaTCCACCCTGAGATAagtcaaataattaaaaaataaaagctaattTCTCAGTGATTGTGCCGTGTTGCTGTTTTAACGCGTCCCGCTTCAGCGCTGCTGTGGAAGCAGCAGGTGTCTGCACACAGTGGCACATCCAACAGCgtaaggttgttgttgttgttttttaaatacaaacacaatcactTGAATGTCTTCCATTGCCTGTGGCCCTTTAACACTTTACTGTACTTATGgtacacagcagctgctgtgtggtcGGTCACATGACGTGAGAACAAGTTTGATTCGCTGACCTTCGGGGTCATAGCCGATGCCATGTTTGCATTTTATGCTTTGGGAGTAGTTGTGTTCCTGTTTCATGCATATGCCTGAAGTCTTTATGAGTATCTGCATGTTTACAACTTAAGTCTGCGTAAAGACAGTCCTCAACCACATCACGTCAGATTAAAAATAGACACATGACGTGATGATCTAAGGCAGACGTGGTGGGACGGAGTCTCCCTGCTGTTGCCTGTGCTTCCTCTTTTCTTGCCTTACATCTTTCGCTCAGGAGGTTTACACCACGATGACATCAGAGACTGGGGCGGCGTTTTATTTGTCTGGGAAACACTATTGTGTCAAGACAGGAAAAGCAAGACATCGCTTGTTTTCCGTTTAAATTCACGGCTCGACAAAAGTgtctccctcctttttttgtAAAGTAATCACGGTTCCTTTCTTTTCAGAGAAAATGAACTTGTAATGTGGCTGCGACATAATCACCAACGCCTTTTATGACTGTTTTCATAAAGGTGTGACAAGATGCCGATGTCATTTGTTCTACAACCTCCTCTAAGTCCTGGGTTGACACACTCAGAGCCTCCTGTGGTAAAAGCCGAGTTGAAATAGGTGTTGtgacaacactgtgtgtttagCTGGTCTGTGATCTCGACTTAAGTGGGCCAACAaccatccattcacacacacacacacacacacacacacacacacacacacaaacaaacaggcatGAATGCTACAGCTGTATGGGCTGAAGATCTTTGGATAACTGATtaagaaatgttgattttttaatattcagaagaattttgtattttttaatcacCAGGAGGTGAAAAAAACTTGACGTAAAGATTCAGGCAATGacattaaactttatttatttgttggttTAGTTAAATATTGACAGACAGAGTCGACCGAGAggcctaaaaacaacaaaacttgACATTTCTTAAGTGGGTGGAACAATGATGAAACAGAATATAAATCAGTGTTAATAGATTAACATAATGCAGGACACCATAGTACATGATCGTGtactaaaaaaacattaaaacacattagaAAAATTGAAAACAGAAGCATAAGAGAAAAGACATGGATTAAAACCTGtggataaacaaataaaatctatttttgtgtgtgtgtcagtaaacgtctggtggtggtggtcccCAACGAGAGCTCCTTCCCCGCCGTGCGCCGGGCGTACACCAGTGAGGACGAGGCATGGAGGTCGTACCTGGAGAACCCACTGACTGCTGCCACCAAGGCCATGATGAGCATCAACGGGGACGAGGACAGCGCCAACGCTCTGGGCCTCCTCTACGACTACTACAAGGTTCACATCCGCCCGTCTCCTCTTATCATGGCGAGCGCGACAGACTCACTCAGAGCTGAACAAGCTTTTGTGAGCAAGGAAGTGTGACAGTATAATATTATTCAGTGGATTACAATGTTGTACAAGATTAAGTGACACTTTTTCAGAGATTTACTTTGATGCTAATGATAAAGGACTAATGTCTCTCTAGTTTTGATGAGCACTCATAGTTGTTTttcccattcacatgctgccgtGAGGAGATATTTGGTTAAATATGTTGCCCAGCAACACGTGTACATATAGACTGTGCTGATCCAGTACCACTGCTATTAAAATCCTTACGCTTTGCGATGGGGGGGCTCTCTCATCTTAAGCTCCTCCCACCAAATGAGCATGGACAGATggatttatttcatacataaccTGAGGCAATCTTTCCATCTCTGAAAGGCTCTGCCCAGACTGACATGCTTTTAATTCGTGTTTATTGTTCTACTCGCATTTAGACTCTACACGCATCAGATTAGTAGAACATccatttagggctgcaacaaattatttgattatgaatcgattactaaatcaatCATCATCTATTTTGATACTCGATTAaccggtttgagtgttttttcagcttctttaatgtgaatgttttctggtttctttgctccatgtaacaaaggaatcactgaaaatgattcattttggtttgtggacaaagctgcaaaacatttgagaaGGTCATCATTTCGAGTGaatgaaatctgttttttttcaacaaaaaataatcgacagattaatcgatgatgagaATAATCCTAATATCTCAAATTTAAGATTAAACATGCAGATTAAAGTTGCATGAGTCTAATCCATTATGCCGAAAAGGAAATCAAAAAGTGGAAAAACGTTGTGCATTCTTTGTGAATAAGAAAGAATAAGATATACATGTCGTTCCTGTTTTGGTTTTGCGTGACGTCtgctgatgatgttgatgttgccCCTTTTCACCTCTCAGGTGCCGAAAGAAAAGAGACTCCTGCCAGTTCCCAAAGTTGCTGAAATTACAGAGGAACAGGAGAAGAGGTCAGTGAAGgtcgcacatgcacacacacagagaaccacTGAGCAGCTCAATCCTAAATACCTGCAGAACATGTTTGACTTGTGGCCAGTGTGATAAATTACAATTTAACATGAATGATCTTCAGTTTTTCCTAATAACACGACAGTTTACACGACAAAGAAGCGTGTGCTGAGGATAACAgtctttcctgtttttcctgAATCACTCACACGTAATGAAAAAATCTCTCCagatataaacaaatatttcctgatattaatctctctttctctctgctggttaataaaaaaatgtaactgaTCTGTAGTTTGTGAAACACTACTACATTTCCTTGGTCTGCTTAAATAGTTGTCCATTTTATTTAACACTGGTGTAGAATTACAGACATGATTTCACTGGAAAGCAACACACTATTAAAGAGGGCTGATGatattttatatactgtgtattgttaacaaacaccacaaaaagactcaaactgaagaaaaacataaaacgtACAAGCTGTGGTGCTTTcttaaacaaaataacaacattttaacatgatTAAAGTAGGACTAAATAAGTGGTTATTCTAAAGgattaaaaaagattaaaactaGGTTAAAATTTCAGATTCCTTTCCAATGGAATTTAACAAATCCCACAAAAAAACTTGAACCAATTCAACTTTTTCAAATTGTACccccaaaaacctgaactactaaaaaaataataaacagtatATCATCTGaaacaaaatcagtttttaacATTGGTCAAAATAATTAGGGCTAATTAGTGCAACTAATACATATTTGATATTCCTGCAAGGATGTTAAGACTGCTAATGCTAGtaatgcttttttaaatttgtctcTTAACTGTATTTTATGGAGCCCCTTAACGCTGGGATCTAGGActttctttcaaagtgaacacctCTTAATCTCTGcagatgcattttatttttttatcacgcTAGATTTTCTTGTTCTCCTTGAGAAACTTCGACACAACTTCAACACACGTTGATAAAAGATACAAGTTTTAATCGGTTCCTTTTTTGTTCAGGACGACATTGCAGAGCAACCCCACCAGTCAAGGTGAGGTGGTGGAGACGGTGGACAATCGAGTTCAGGTGCTCAAATCTGTCCCCGTCAACTTGTCCCTGAACACCGAGCACCAGGAGGCCAAACGGGAGCAGTTCAGTGGCTCGACGGGGGCGGGCGCGGTGTCTGGGGCCGTGGTGAAGGCCGAGGCGTACACGTCCGTCTTCACGACGGTGCCCGCCGTTCACTACAGGCCGGAGGGAGAAGAGCAGTCCAGGGTGATCTACGAACAGAGTCCGTATGAGGTGACCACCGTCAGTCACAGCTCGTATGTGAAAGAAGACCAGCAGAGTCCACCTGACAGTCCGTatgaagaggagagagacgGGGTGAGAGAGGAAGACACTCTGTTATTAACCTAAAGGAAACATTCACTCAAAATAGTGACTCAACCACTCAAACCATTGTAAAATGAGTTCACGTGATGTTGTTTAAGCTTATCAGCTGCACACGAGTCTCTCTCTTATTATCAGTATTTATCAGTATTTGCAGACGTTCCTGCACTGCACTCAGTGATGCATCATGACTGAGGGAGAAGCAGGTGAGGTGGAAGAAGCGCGCAGTGCTAATAAAGCAAGACAACAAAGAAGCACTCAGgttctactgctaaaaataaacagtagGATTTCACCTTCAAATTTGAATCACATTCATGAGTTTGGCTTCTCGTGGATGTGATTGTCTGAAATTGAAAACAGCAGCAATCAAACGCTCCCTGTTGCTGTTTCCTTCACAACGCAGCTCCAattaatggcgcttttccactagcacgttggttattttgcttttccattaacGATAGtgcctggtactttttttttttactacctcCTTGGACGAGATTCCACGCGAGCCGAGCTGACACGATGCGTGACGTCGTccgactgccggccactgattggtcagagtgacgtcacaggacgagacacaagaatcaaagcgaaaccacgctgaactgtagatcagttaaagaaGACcgttaatgaactgattctaatgattcagtagaaaacagctgctttacaagtcactattttttgtgtgtgtgtgtcgcacacatcaacaaagtcactgcagtttcatgcagccgtgcagtgatgactccgcccacgttgaggaggtaatatattgtaatggaaaaccaaccaaattTAAGTGTTCTAAAGAACATGTTTTGATTCCATTCTGGGTGATTTATGCTCAGACTCGAGGAAGAAATGATTATATTTTGCTGGTGATCTGCATAATTAAACTGAGcggccttggcagaggttttcACTGTCTGACTGCTTGTCTCTAGTTTTATTATCCTTCTTGTATCAACCTCTCCAAACCACgtctgaatatacagtatatggtcagtgtaaaaacacaactcaTACAGGAGAATATGCTGGGTGGAGCCGTCACGCTACGTTTAAATATGATTCACCGAGTCCAAAGGTTCATTGTTGAGCTTGTCACGTCAAGAACTCCCAACACTGTTGTTCTGACCCTTAATTTATGGGAATCTAAATGCTGAgcatacagtgtgtttttgttctcattCACAGTGTTGTGTAACACTGCTGTTGTGCATTCTCTACAGAAGTACCACACTCCTGCCTCTCTGACTGCAGATGACTTCTTATTTCATCAGGAGAGAGTGTAAGTCGCTGACGGTACAATGACTCGGCGCAAATACAGTGAATGTAAACATTTGCCAAATTAACGtcacccctgtgtgtgtgtgtgtgtgtgtgtacacagtgacTTCCGTTACACGCTGGACGCCACTCGTTCACTGCGTCAGAAACAGGGCGAGGGACCAATGACGTACCTGAACAAAGGCCAGTTCTATGCCGTGACGCTCAACGAGCTCAGCACCAACAACCGCCTCCGTCACCCTATCAGCAAAGTGCGGGTGAGTCGGCCATTTCTGTCTCCCCAGTTTTGTTATTTCACTACTTTTCCATGACTGGTCACTCACAAGTGTTGAGGACTATGTACGACACTACAACAACTAACCGGACCTGTAGAATGTTTATTTCGTAAAACCAAGAGGCAACTGGTTGAGACGTCGCTCAGAAAATTCTGAATTTACCATGTGACTGGCACCAGGACCAGGTTGCGGTCTTGCAACTGGAAATTCCTACATTTGTGTCTGTCCACTCCTTATTTTACcatctattttcctcaaaatgggaacataatttataaACTTGACGTCATGTTGTATTGAAGCAGACccaaaactagtgattgagaccattaactctttATGAAATTGTGGCctgatgttgtaaatcaagtgagaagtcgGTTAATTTCCTCATAGATTTCAAACTGAGTTCATGTTACGCCCCCTGTTGgttattcagtatattcttatttcctggtGAGCTTCAGCCAGCAAACCAGAAGATTATGTCCACAAAACCATGATGATTTGATGAGTGTGAAAGGTTGTTTTTGATGATAATTCTAGAGCATTTTAGCTGCTCCCAGCTTTCTGTTTCTGAGACTTCAATAAGCTTGGTTTCTACAGGTAGCACGGATGAGCCACTATaactgctttcagacatgcactaaAGTTTGGAAAAATCCCTGTATGTAAGCGTACAAATGTTCTTAAAAGTCACCATGAACAGTTTTTGTAACCTCTCCTTCCATATTCTTTTaagcaaacattaaaaaaaaaaaagctccacatAGCAAATGTCAGTCCTCCTGAATGCACATGTCAGGCGTTACCTCCTAACCTCCATCTAGGTGATGTGCACATTCTTAGAGAATGTCTCTCTGCGTTCATCATTAAACTCTGGAGAATGACAGTTTCTAGAGTTCAACGACATATTAGTGGAAAAATGGGCACAATATAGACAAGAAGGTTGAAACCGGATTTGTCTTAGTCCTGTATACCAGCTGCAGCATTCCTCTTGAACGTGTCCTATCCGCTGTTTTCAGAGTGTGATAATGGTGGTGTTCAGCGAGGACAAGAACCGGGACGAGCAGCTCAAATACTGGAAGTACTGGCACTCGCGGCAGCACACAGCCAAACAGAGAGTCCTGGACATCGGTAAGACCTCCCGCCGCCTCGCTCCTCCCTCCAAAGTGTCCACGgtttacatgtttacacacaACAGTTAAGTCAGAAACAGtcgaaaatgaatgaatgaaaacgcATACACAAGAAGAAGCTGGTGACAGATTGATGCTGGTGTGAATGCCGGAATGTCCTCAGCTATTAAACAAGGCATGACCAAAGTGAGTGCAAACAAGCCCCCACCCAGCTGTCTGCCTCGGGCTGCTCAGTCACCCACCatcgtcctcacacacacacacacacacacacacacgcacacatacctTAATCTTTAAAAGTCAAGATGTTGCTGCAACACACAGCATAAGTCCTGTAATCTCCTCTACAATGCTTGAATCACTGAGTAAAACACTTATTTGTGAGAACACTCCACTCcaacagggtgtgtgtgtgcgtgcgtgcgtgtgtgtatgtgtgcgtggaTCTGCTGCCGCTTCATAATCATATCacaacacatttgacctttATGTCGCTCTGTGTTTTTTCGGTTGACGGATTTGAATGCGAACCAATCTTTTCTACAGCTTgcggagtgagtgtgtgtgtgtgtgtgtgagaagctGGTCGGCAGTTTGCATCTGACAAGCTCGGGCCTGTTTACAGGCAGAGATTCAGAGGTATGTGAGAGTCATGGGGTGGATggaagacacacaaacacacacatacacacatacgcTTGCACACGGCTTGTTGGGACAGGGAGAGGAATGCTGGCCC from Solea senegalensis isolate Sse05_10M linkage group LG20, IFAPA_SoseM_1, whole genome shotgun sequence includes the following:
- the grhl2b gene encoding grainyhead-like transcription factor 2b — its product is MSQETDNKRLVVVVPNESSFPAVRRAYTSEDEAWRSYLENPLTAATKAMMSINGDEDSANALGLLYDYYKVPKEKRLLPVPKVAEITEEQEKRTTLQSNPTSQGEVVETVDNRVQVLKSVPVNLSLNTEHQEAKREQFSGSTGAGAVSGAVVKAEAYTSVFTTVPAVHYRPEGEEQSRVIYEQSPYEVTTVSHSSYVKEDQQSPPDSPYEEERDGKYHTPASLTADDFLFHQERVDFRYTLDATRSLRQKQGEGPMTYLNKGQFYAVTLNELSTNNRLRHPISKVRSVIMVVFSEDKNRDEQLKYWKYWHSRQHTAKQRVLDIADYKESFNTIGNIEEIAYNAISFTWDVNEEAKIFITVNCLSTDFSSQKGVKGLPLMIQIDTYSYNNRSNKPLHRAYSQIKVFCDKGAERKIRDEERKLFRKKSKGKDGGVGVITVPKKADSTNFKTLTDLEAQPVLFIPDVHFGNLQRAGQVFTFNTEEIGREGGGVLVKRMFRPSDEDLCPSPHKQIKEETHKRVLLYVRKESDEVFDALMLKSPTLRGLIDAISEKYGVPMERITKVYKKSKKGILVNMDDNIIEHYSNEDTFILNIESHTDAYKVTLTEI